The following are from one region of the Sulfurimicrobium lacus genome:
- a CDS encoding NADH-quinone oxidoreductase subunit M has product MSEGSTLLSWVIWLPIVAGLLVLATGSDRNAPIARIIALIGALAGFVISIPLYTGFNRLTSDMQFVEYKSWIPAFNIHYHLGVDGISMLFILLTSFTTLLVVIAGWKVIEKNVAQYMAAFLIMSGLMNGVFAALDAILFYVFWEAMLIPMFIAIGVWGGPNRVYAAVKFFLYTLTGSLLMLVALIYLFNKSGGSFSILDYHRLPLGIEAQILIFFAFFTAFAVKVPMWPVHTWLPDAHVEAPTGGSVVLAAIMLKVGAYGFLRFSLPIVPDASHALSGFMITLSLIAVVYIGLVALAQSDMKKLIAYSSISHMGFVTLGLFIFNELGMEGALVQMVSHGFIAGAMFLCVGVMYDRMHTRNIADYGGVANKMPIFAAFFMLFAMANSGLPGTSGFVGEFMVILGAIKVNFWYGFLAATTLIFGAAYTLWMYKRVVFGAVANSHVEHLTDIGSREFLVLALLAVAVLGMGLYPLPFTEVMHASVNNLLTHVAQSKL; this is encoded by the coding sequence ATGAGCGAAGGTTCGACATTGTTAAGCTGGGTTATCTGGTTGCCGATCGTGGCAGGTCTGTTGGTGCTCGCCACGGGCAGCGATCGCAACGCACCCATTGCCCGCATCATTGCGCTGATAGGCGCGCTGGCCGGTTTTGTTATCAGTATCCCCTTGTATACCGGCTTCAACCGGTTGACCAGCGACATGCAATTCGTCGAGTACAAGTCCTGGATTCCGGCATTCAATATCCACTACCACCTCGGTGTGGACGGCATCTCGATGCTGTTCATCCTGCTCACCAGTTTCACCACGCTGCTGGTGGTGATCGCGGGCTGGAAGGTCATCGAGAAGAATGTCGCGCAATACATGGCAGCTTTCCTCATCATGTCCGGTTTGATGAACGGCGTGTTTGCCGCGCTCGACGCGATCCTGTTCTACGTGTTCTGGGAAGCGATGCTGATCCCGATGTTCATCGCCATCGGCGTGTGGGGCGGCCCGAACCGGGTTTATGCCGCGGTCAAGTTCTTTCTCTACACCCTGACCGGCTCCCTGCTGATGCTGGTTGCGCTGATCTACCTGTTCAACAAGTCGGGCGGCAGCTTCAGCATTCTCGATTACCACCGCCTGCCGCTCGGTATCGAAGCGCAAATCCTGATTTTCTTTGCTTTTTTTACCGCTTTCGCTGTCAAGGTACCGATGTGGCCGGTTCATACCTGGTTGCCGGATGCTCACGTGGAAGCGCCCACCGGCGGTTCCGTGGTGCTGGCGGCAATCATGCTGAAAGTCGGCGCCTACGGATTTCTGCGTTTCTCCCTGCCCATCGTGCCCGATGCCAGCCATGCCCTGTCCGGCTTCATGATTACGCTGTCCCTGATCGCAGTGGTTTATATCGGGCTGGTGGCGCTGGCGCAGAGCGACATGAAGAAGCTCATTGCCTACTCATCCATTTCCCATATGGGCTTTGTGACTCTGGGCCTGTTCATCTTCAATGAACTGGGCATGGAGGGCGCCCTGGTGCAGATGGTTTCGCACGGCTTCATTGCCGGTGCGATGTTCCTCTGCGTGGGGGTGATGTACGACCGCATGCATACGCGCAATATTGCCGATTACGGCGGTGTGGCCAACAAAATGCCGATATTCGCGGCTTTCTTCATGCTCTTCGCCATGGCTAATTCCGGTTTGCCGGGTACCAGCGGCTTCGTTGGCGAGTTCATGGTGATCCTGGGCGCCATCAAGGTCAACTTCTGGTATGGATTCCTGGCGGCGACCACCCTGATTTTTGGCGCGGCCTATACGCTGTGGATGTACAAGCGTGTAGTGTTCGGCGCCGTGGCCAATTCCCATGTAGAGCACCTGACCGACATCGGCAGCCGCGAATTCCTGGTGCTGGCGCTTCTGGCGGTGGCCGTGCTGGGTATGGGTCTGTATCCCTTGCCCTTTACCGAAGTGATGCATGCTTCGGTCAACAATCTGCTCACTCACGTGGCGCAAAGCAAGCTGTAA
- the nuoN gene encoding NADH-quinone oxidoreductase subunit NuoN, which yields MIVAMPNLTPAQPEIFVLAMVSLILIVDLFLSAKNRFITYALTQLTLLGAAWITVSTHTSVPSYTFSNMFVDDAMSDVLKLMSYIAVSVVLVYSRSYIYLRGMFRGEFFALALFALLGMMVMISANHFLVLYMGLELMSLSLYAMVALNRDSALATEAAMKYFVLGALASGLLLYGMSMLYGATGSLNVNQVATVIQHTSGNHVVLTFGLVFIVAGLAFKLGVVPFHMWIPDVYQGAPTAVTLFIGSAPKIAAFAFVMRLLVEGLHGLVQDWQGMLIIMSLLSMAIGNVIAIAQTNIKRMLAYSTISHMGFLLLGILSGTLDGYSSSMFYVLVYVLMSMGGFGMIMLLSRKGFEAENLDDFKGLNQRSPWYAFVMLLLMFSMAGVPPTVGFYAKLSVLQAALQAGFVWVVVAAVLFSVIGAFYYLRIIKLMYFDAPLDDTPLKPEGDMAMLMSSNGFAVLALGLLPQPLMALCAYAIQRSLL from the coding sequence ATGATCGTTGCCATGCCCAACCTGACCCCCGCCCAGCCGGAAATCTTCGTGCTGGCGATGGTTTCGTTGATTCTAATCGTCGACCTGTTCCTGTCTGCCAAGAACCGGTTCATTACTTATGCCCTGACCCAGCTGACATTGCTCGGTGCGGCCTGGATCACGGTTTCCACGCATACTTCCGTGCCATCCTACACTTTCAGCAACATGTTCGTGGACGACGCCATGAGCGACGTGCTCAAGCTGATGAGCTATATCGCTGTCTCCGTGGTGCTGGTTTATTCGCGCAGCTATATCTACCTGCGCGGCATGTTCCGTGGCGAATTCTTTGCCCTGGCGCTGTTTGCCTTGCTGGGTATGATGGTGATGATTTCCGCCAATCACTTCCTGGTGCTTTACATGGGGCTGGAACTGATGTCCTTGAGCCTTTACGCCATGGTTGCGCTGAATCGCGATTCTGCCTTGGCGACAGAGGCAGCCATGAAGTATTTCGTGCTGGGCGCACTGGCTTCCGGCTTGCTGCTGTATGGCATGTCCATGCTCTATGGCGCGACCGGCAGCCTGAACGTCAACCAGGTGGCGACCGTGATTCAGCATACCAGCGGCAACCATGTGGTGCTGACCTTCGGACTGGTGTTCATCGTCGCCGGCCTGGCATTCAAGCTTGGCGTAGTGCCGTTCCACATGTGGATTCCGGACGTTTACCAGGGCGCGCCGACCGCGGTGACGCTGTTTATCGGTTCCGCTCCGAAGATCGCCGCGTTTGCCTTCGTCATGCGTCTGCTGGTTGAAGGCCTGCATGGTCTGGTGCAAGACTGGCAGGGCATGCTGATCATCATGTCCCTGCTCTCCATGGCGATCGGTAATGTGATCGCCATCGCCCAGACCAACATCAAGCGCATGCTGGCGTATTCGACCATTTCCCACATGGGCTTCCTGTTGCTCGGGATACTATCCGGCACGCTGGACGGTTACAGTTCGTCCATGTTTTACGTCCTGGTCTATGTGCTGATGAGCATGGGCGGTTTCGGCATGATCATGCTGCTTTCACGCAAAGGTTTCGAAGCGGAAAACCTCGACGATTTCAAGGGGCTTAATCAACGTAGCCCCTGGTACGCTTTCGTGATGCTGCTGCTGATGTTTTCCATGGCAGGCGTGCCGCCGACGGTCGGATTCTACGCCAAGCTGTCGGTGCTTCAGGCTGCCCTGCAGGCAGGATTCGTCTGGGTGGTGGTGGCCGCCGTGCTGTTCTCGGTGATCGGCGCGTTCTACTACCTGCGCATCATTAAACTGATGTATTTCGATGCGCCGCTGGATGATACGCCGCTCAAGCCCGAAGGCGACATGGCCATGCTCATGAGCAGCAACGGATTCGCCGTACTGGCCCTTGGCCTCCTACCGCAGCCGCTGATGGCGCTGTGTGCCTATGCGATCCAGCGCTCCCTGCTGTGA
- a CDS encoding DUF2818 family protein produces MTPGTTILLLLTLTAANLPFLADRLLFVIPLGRGKHFGWHLLELVILYFVVGGASMMLETQLGPRHAQGWEFYAVTGCLFLVFAFPGFAYRYLWRQR; encoded by the coding sequence GTGACGCCCGGAACCACGATACTTCTGCTCCTTACCCTGACTGCGGCGAACCTGCCGTTCCTGGCCGATCGCCTGCTGTTCGTCATTCCGCTCGGCCGTGGTAAACATTTCGGCTGGCACTTGCTGGAACTGGTCATTCTCTACTTCGTGGTGGGCGGGGCGAGCATGATGCTCGAAACGCAACTGGGACCGCGCCATGCGCAGGGCTGGGAGTTCTACGCTGTCACAGGCTGCCTGTTCCTGGTGTTCGCCTTCCCCGGATTCGCCTACCGCTACCTGTGGCGGCAACGCTAA
- a CDS encoding NUDIX domain-containing protein yields the protein MAADDLTETPLSSRSVYRGGLLHVMEDRVELPNGRQATREYILHPGAVVVIPLLASGEVVLERQFRYPLRRDMVELPAGKIDPGEPPLVCGQRELLEETGYVAQKWRFVATIHPCIGYSDETMSLYLAEELTPGAHNRDGDEFLEIFTLPLAEALEWVRDGRITDVKTVIGLFWAEKISQGWQPPECASP from the coding sequence ATGGCAGCCGACGACCTCACCGAGACACCGCTTTCTTCCCGCAGCGTTTACCGCGGCGGCTTGTTGCATGTAATGGAAGACCGTGTCGAGCTGCCTAATGGCCGCCAGGCGACGCGCGAATACATCCTGCATCCTGGCGCCGTGGTGGTCATTCCCCTGTTGGCAAGCGGCGAAGTCGTCCTGGAACGCCAGTTTCGCTACCCGTTGCGGCGCGATATGGTCGAATTGCCGGCCGGCAAGATCGATCCGGGCGAGCCGCCGCTGGTCTGCGGGCAGCGTGAACTGCTGGAGGAAACCGGCTATGTCGCGCAGAAATGGCGCTTCGTCGCGACCATCCATCCCTGCATCGGCTATTCCGACGAAACCATGAGCCTGTATCTGGCCGAGGAACTGACACCCGGGGCCCACAACCGCGATGGCGACGAGTTCCTGGAAATATTCACCCTCCCGCTGGCGGAGGCGCTTGAATGGGTGCGTGACGGCCGGATTACCGATGTAAAAACGGTGATTGGTCTGTTCTGGGCGGAGAAAATTTCTCAGGGCTGGCAGCCGCCAGAATGTGCATCCCCGTAA
- a CDS encoding ABC transporter permease — MTETQVQTCIASVAGENTVRCRGLWVMPYINEVQRVLAELTWPAGESVTIDCAQVERMDTAGAWLLYRTRHTLERAGKTLTLVGLKPEFSALLAMVEARGAEASVVTPPAFGWLEQLGHNFIGHLRQANGMLAFIGEAAIAALRLLAQPGRFRPRPLLYNIQEAGFKAMPIVGLLSFLMGVVVSYQGAEQLARYGASIFVADLVGLSMLREMAPLLTAIIVAGRSGSAYTAQIGTMKVTEEIDAMRTIGIAPMDFLVLPKIFALMVAVPLLTVYADAMGVLGGMVMAKSLLGISFGEFVDRLDEAVSLSSYLVGIGKALVFATIVGLVGCFQGFQVSGSADSVGQQTTVSVVQAIFLVIVVDAVFSVLFSWLNI; from the coding sequence ATGACCGAAACCCAAGTCCAAACCTGCATCGCTTCCGTCGCCGGAGAGAATACGGTGCGCTGTCGCGGACTCTGGGTAATGCCTTACATCAATGAAGTGCAACGCGTCCTGGCGGAATTGACCTGGCCGGCGGGAGAGAGCGTGACCATCGACTGCGCCCAGGTGGAAAGGATGGATACCGCCGGCGCCTGGTTGCTGTATCGCACGCGGCACACGCTGGAACGTGCTGGGAAGACGCTTACGCTGGTCGGGTTGAAGCCTGAATTTTCCGCACTCCTCGCCATGGTCGAAGCGCGCGGTGCCGAGGCATCTGTAGTCACTCCCCCGGCCTTCGGCTGGCTCGAACAGCTGGGACACAATTTTATCGGCCACCTGCGCCAGGCCAACGGCATGCTGGCGTTCATCGGCGAGGCGGCCATTGCAGCGCTACGGCTCCTTGCCCAGCCTGGCCGCTTTCGGCCGCGTCCATTGCTCTACAACATTCAGGAGGCGGGCTTCAAGGCCATGCCGATCGTCGGCCTGCTGTCGTTCCTGATGGGGGTGGTCGTTTCTTACCAGGGCGCTGAGCAGCTGGCGCGCTACGGCGCGAGCATTTTCGTCGCCGACCTGGTCGGGTTGTCCATGTTGCGCGAAATGGCGCCGCTGCTTACCGCCATCATCGTGGCGGGGCGCTCGGGGTCGGCGTACACGGCCCAGATCGGCACCATGAAGGTGACCGAGGAAATCGATGCCATGCGTACCATCGGCATCGCGCCTATGGACTTTCTGGTGTTGCCCAAGATTTTTGCCTTAATGGTGGCAGTGCCGTTGTTGACGGTGTACGCCGATGCCATGGGCGTGCTCGGCGGCATGGTGATGGCCAAAAGCCTGTTGGGCATCAGCTTCGGGGAATTCGTCGATCGGCTCGACGAAGCCGTCAGCCTGTCTTCCTACCTCGTCGGTATCGGCAAGGCGCTGGTGTTTGCGACGATAGTCGGCCTGGTGGGCTGCTTCCAGGGATTCCAGGTAAGCGGCAGCGCCGACAGCGTCGGCCAGCAGACAACCGTCAGCGTGGTGCAGGCGATCTTTCTGGTGATCGTCGTGGATGCGGTGTTTTCCGTGCTTTTCAGCTGGCTGAACATCTGA
- a CDS encoding ABC transporter ATP-binding protein — protein sequence MANDPIVEVSNIYTRFGAAVVHENVSLSVQRGEIFALAGGSGCGKSTLLREIIALQPPISGSIKVFGQEVLGLDDEAALPLRRRWGVMFERGALFSSLTVLENVALPLREHTDLERGLIDEIAALKIALTGLPSSAGAKFPNELSGGMRKRAALARALALEPELVFLDEPTAGLDPLSASGFDKLVKNLKESLGLTIMMVTHDLDLLWQVADRVAVLGENRVLGIGTMDELSQAEHPIIREYFYGTRGRAAREQTWKQK from the coding sequence ATGGCGAATGACCCCATCGTCGAGGTGAGCAACATCTATACGCGTTTCGGCGCTGCCGTGGTGCACGAGAATGTCAGCCTCAGCGTGCAGCGAGGCGAGATTTTCGCGCTGGCTGGCGGCAGCGGTTGCGGCAAATCCACGCTGCTGCGCGAAATCATCGCGTTGCAGCCGCCCATCTCCGGTTCGATCAAGGTGTTCGGCCAGGAAGTGCTGGGCCTGGACGATGAAGCGGCACTGCCGCTGCGCCGCCGCTGGGGTGTAATGTTCGAGCGCGGGGCGTTGTTCAGTTCTCTTACGGTGCTTGAGAATGTCGCCTTGCCGCTGCGCGAGCACACCGATCTGGAGCGTGGCCTGATCGATGAAATCGCCGCGCTGAAAATCGCGCTCACCGGTCTGCCGTCCAGCGCCGGCGCGAAGTTTCCTAACGAGCTTTCCGGCGGCATGCGCAAACGCGCCGCGCTGGCGCGTGCTCTGGCGCTCGAGCCTGAGCTGGTATTCCTCGACGAACCCACCGCCGGGCTTGACCCGTTAAGTGCCAGCGGCTTCGACAAACTTGTGAAAAACTTGAAAGAATCGCTCGGCTTGACCATCATGATGGTCACGCATGACCTCGACCTGCTGTGGCAGGTCGCGGACAGGGTGGCGGTACTGGGCGAAAACCGGGTGCTGGGCATCGGCACCATGGACGAGTTGTCGCAGGCAGAGCACCCCATCATCCGGGAATATTTTTATGGCACGCGCGGCCGCGCCGCACGGGAACAGACGTGGAAACAAAAGTAA
- a CDS encoding MlaD family protein gives METKVNYTIVGLFVVLLFTALVAGILWLSGSAEYRKTYDIYLAYMNESVSGLNLNAPVKYRGVEVGRVKKISLDRGERVRLELQIERGTPIKENTIAVLRVQGLTGIAQVELAGNNRDAPPLQAKPGEEYPVIRTGPSLLTRMDTAVTDLLSSLNRVSNSINGVLDSENRRNFKKLVADLAMLSDTLAARKGSIDTTLQGMARTADNTAKASAELPRLMERMAKSAEALEKMADNASRASASVRKTMGGVDGGVIQLTDRVVPELDQTLREMRELSASFKRLSEEVGRNPNMLLLGKQPAAPGPGE, from the coding sequence GTGGAAACAAAAGTAAACTACACCATCGTTGGGCTGTTTGTGGTCCTGCTCTTCACGGCACTGGTGGCGGGCATTCTATGGCTTAGCGGCAGCGCCGAATACCGCAAGACATACGACATCTACTTGGCTTATATGAACGAATCGGTCTCCGGACTCAACCTCAATGCCCCGGTCAAATACCGCGGCGTCGAGGTGGGCCGGGTGAAAAAGATTTCCCTCGATCGGGGCGAGCGGGTGCGCCTTGAATTGCAGATCGAACGCGGTACGCCGATCAAGGAGAACACCATAGCCGTGCTGCGGGTGCAGGGCCTGACCGGGATTGCCCAGGTCGAACTCGCCGGCAACAATCGCGATGCGCCGCCACTGCAGGCAAAGCCCGGCGAAGAGTACCCGGTGATCAGAACTGGTCCGTCCCTGCTGACGCGCATGGATACGGCAGTGACCGACTTGCTCTCCAGTCTCAACCGCGTTTCCAACAGCATCAACGGCGTCCTCGACTCGGAGAACAGGCGCAATTTCAAGAAACTGGTGGCCGACTTGGCAATGCTTTCCGATACCCTGGCGGCGCGCAAGGGTTCTATCGACACCACTTTGCAGGGGATGGCGCGCACTGCGGACAACACGGCCAAGGCCAGCGCCGAGCTGCCGCGTCTGATGGAGCGCATGGCGAAGAGTGCGGAGGCGCTGGAAAAAATGGCGGACAATGCTTCGCGCGCCAGCGCATCGGTGCGCAAAACCATGGGCGGCGTGGATGGCGGCGTGATCCAGCTAACGGACAGGGTAGTGCCGGAGCTGGACCAGACTCTGAGGGAAATGCGAGAGCTGAGTGCCTCGTTCAAGCGTCTAAGCGAGGAAGTGGGACGCAATCCGAATATGCTGTTGCTGGGCAAGCAGCCTGCCGCGCCCGGACCGGGGGAATAG
- a CDS encoding ABC-type transport auxiliary lipoprotein family protein has translation MKWMRVIIVGAIWAAIAGCSALPPVRQEQANTFALEARVDRSAAVPSRDAPNLVVSLAHARPGFDSLRMVYVRTPHELEYFAKNQWVDTPARMLTPLLIQAAESSGAFGAVVAPSSGVAAQWRLESEIVRLQQEFMGVPSQVHLILRVQLIDVAARKVLAAREFDVTEKAPSEDPYGGVVASNRAVRRVLDEVKAFCAAQVKVP, from the coding sequence ATGAAGTGGATGCGGGTAATTATCGTGGGTGCTATATGGGCGGCGATTGCCGGGTGCAGTGCGCTGCCGCCGGTGCGACAGGAGCAGGCCAACACCTTTGCCCTGGAGGCGCGGGTCGATCGCAGCGCTGCAGTGCCGTCGCGCGATGCCCCGAATCTGGTGGTGAGTCTTGCGCATGCCCGACCGGGATTCGATAGTCTGCGTATGGTCTATGTCAGGACGCCCCACGAACTGGAATACTTCGCTAAAAATCAATGGGTCGATACCCCGGCACGGATGTTGACACCGCTGCTGATCCAGGCCGCGGAGTCCAGCGGTGCTTTCGGCGCTGTGGTTGCGCCCAGCAGCGGGGTGGCGGCGCAGTGGCGGCTGGAGAGCGAAATCGTACGCCTGCAGCAGGAATTCATGGGGGTGCCGAGCCAGGTGCATTTAATCTTGCGTGTCCAGTTGATCGATGTCGCGGCCAGGAAAGTGCTGGCGGCACGTGAATTCGATGTGACTGAAAAAGCGCCGAGCGAAGATCCCTACGGCGGCGTGGTTGCCTCCAACCGTGCCGTGCGCCGTGTGCTGGACGAAGTGAAAGCGTTTTGCGCCGCTCAGGTTAAAGTCCCGTAG
- a CDS encoding helicase HerA-like domain-containing protein: MTPPLLIAKNDAHELFLLPQLANRHGLISGATGSGKTVSLQVMAEHFSRIGVPVFMADVKGDLSGISQPGTEKPKIMERVAKLALTDFAFEGCPVAFWDVFGAQGHPVRATVSEMGPLLLSRMLNLNDTQGGVLNLVFKIADDNGLLLLDLKDLRAMLQHVGDNAKTFTTEYGNVSAASIGAIQRGLVGLETEGGEQLFGEPALNLDDLLQTDAQGRGVVNILAADKLMNSPKIYATFLLWLLSELFEQLPEVGDVDKPRLVFFFDEAHLLFNDAPQALQDKIEQVVRLIRSKGVGVYFVSQNPLDIPDQVLGQLGNRVQHALRAFTPRDQKAVRAAAETFRPNPGLDVEAAITELGVGEALVSLLDEKGRPMPVERALIAPPHSQLGPITPEQRQSIIRQSVLYGHYEQVVDRESAYEKLKGRAEQNAASTKQTPGQPENPPAEGGGWLGGLGDMLGGGSRGSRQGVAETALKSAARAIGSQLGRQIIRGVLGSILGGRR; the protein is encoded by the coding sequence ATGACGCCACCCCTGCTGATCGCCAAAAACGATGCCCACGAACTCTTCCTGCTGCCCCAGCTCGCCAACCGTCACGGCCTGATCTCGGGCGCCACCGGTAGCGGCAAGACCGTGTCGCTGCAGGTGATGGCGGAGCATTTCAGCCGCATCGGCGTGCCGGTATTCATGGCCGACGTCAAGGGCGATCTCTCCGGCATCAGCCAGCCCGGCACCGAAAAGCCCAAAATCATGGAACGCGTAGCCAAGTTAGCGCTTACCGACTTTGCCTTCGAAGGCTGCCCGGTCGCATTCTGGGATGTCTTCGGCGCGCAGGGGCACCCGGTGCGCGCCACCGTATCCGAAATGGGTCCGCTGCTGCTGTCGCGCATGCTGAACCTGAACGACACCCAGGGCGGGGTGCTGAACCTGGTGTTCAAGATTGCCGACGACAACGGCCTGCTGCTGCTCGACCTCAAGGACCTGCGGGCGATGCTGCAGCATGTGGGCGACAACGCCAAAACCTTCACCACCGAGTACGGCAACGTCTCCGCCGCCAGCATCGGCGCCATCCAGCGCGGTCTGGTCGGGCTCGAGACGGAAGGCGGAGAACAACTGTTCGGCGAGCCGGCCCTGAACCTCGACGACCTGCTGCAAACCGACGCACAGGGTCGCGGCGTGGTCAACATCCTCGCCGCCGACAAGCTGATGAACTCGCCCAAGATCTACGCCACTTTCCTGCTGTGGCTGCTGTCCGAGCTGTTCGAGCAGCTGCCCGAGGTGGGCGATGTGGACAAGCCCAGGCTGGTGTTCTTTTTCGACGAGGCCCATCTGCTGTTCAACGACGCACCCCAGGCGCTGCAGGACAAGATCGAGCAGGTGGTGCGCCTGATCCGCTCCAAGGGGGTGGGCGTTTACTTCGTCAGCCAGAATCCGCTCGACATCCCCGACCAGGTGCTGGGGCAGCTCGGCAACCGCGTTCAGCACGCCTTGCGCGCCTTCACGCCGCGCGACCAGAAAGCGGTGCGCGCCGCCGCGGAAACTTTCCGCCCCAATCCAGGGCTGGACGTGGAAGCCGCCATCACCGAGCTGGGTGTAGGCGAGGCGCTGGTTTCGCTGCTCGATGAAAAAGGCCGGCCCATGCCGGTGGAACGCGCGCTGATCGCACCGCCGCACAGCCAGCTCGGCCCCATCACCCCGGAGCAGCGTCAGTCCATCATCAGGCAGTCGGTGCTATACGGCCACTACGAGCAGGTGGTAGATCGTGAATCGGCCTACGAGAAACTCAAGGGACGGGCGGAACAGAACGCCGCCTCCACCAAGCAAACTCCCGGACAACCAGAAAACCCACCCGCTGAAGGCGGCGGCTGGCTCGGCGGTCTCGGCGACATGTTGGGTGGCGGCAGTCGCGGCAGTCGCCAGGGTGTGGCGGAAACCGCGCTCAAGAGCGCCGCCCGCGCCATCGGTTCGCAACTGGGGCGCCAGATCATTCGCGGCGTGCTGGGGTCGATCCTCGGCGGACGGCGCTGA
- a CDS encoding YebC/PmpR family DNA-binding transcriptional regulator, with translation MAGHSKWANIQHRKGRQDEKRGKVFSRLSKEITVAAKMGGGDFNFNPRLRLAIDKAKEVNMPADNIDRAVKKGTGELEGVNYEEIRYEGYGIGGASVIVDCLTDNRTRTVADVRHAFSKFGGNLGTDGSVAFMFKHCGQIIFAPGTSEDQVMEAALEAGAEDVLSNDDGSVEVITSPGDFMAVKDALEKAGLKAEVAEVTMKPDNETVFAGDEAVKMQKLLDALENLDDVQEIYTSAVIEE, from the coding sequence ATGGCCGGTCACAGCAAATGGGCAAATATCCAGCATCGAAAAGGACGCCAGGACGAGAAGCGAGGCAAGGTTTTTTCGCGACTCTCCAAGGAGATCACCGTTGCCGCCAAAATGGGCGGTGGCGACTTCAACTTCAACCCGCGTTTGCGGCTGGCCATCGACAAAGCCAAGGAAGTGAACATGCCGGCCGACAACATCGACCGTGCCGTCAAGAAGGGCACGGGCGAACTGGAAGGCGTGAACTACGAAGAAATTCGTTACGAGGGTTATGGCATCGGCGGAGCCTCGGTGATCGTGGATTGTCTGACCGACAACCGTACCCGCACCGTGGCCGACGTACGCCACGCCTTTTCCAAGTTCGGCGGCAACCTCGGTACCGACGGCTCGGTGGCGTTCATGTTCAAGCACTGCGGCCAGATCATTTTTGCGCCCGGCACGAGCGAGGACCAGGTGATGGAAGCCGCGCTGGAAGCGGGCGCGGAGGACGTGCTGAGCAATGACGACGGCAGCGTTGAAGTGATCACTTCCCCCGGCGATTTCATGGCGGTAAAGGATGCGCTGGAAAAGGCCGGGCTCAAGGCCGAGGTCGCCGAAGTGACCATGAAGCCGGACAACGAGACGGTGTTCGCCGGCGACGAGGCGGTGAAGATGCAGAAGCTGCTGGATGCCCTGGAAAACCTCGATGACGTTCAGGAAATCTATACCTCCGCCGTCATCGAAGAATAG
- the ruvC gene encoding crossover junction endodeoxyribonuclease RuvC — MLILGIDPGLRITGFGVVAKDGNRLDYVASGCIKTADGELPQRLKTILDSIGEVIATYRPDQAAIEKVFVNVNPQSTLLLGQARGAAICALVAQNLPVAEYTALQVKQAVVGNGHAKKEQVQDMVRRLLKLEGVPQADAADALACAICHAHGGQGLGNLATAGYRVKNGRLV, encoded by the coding sequence ATCCTCATCCTTGGTATTGATCCGGGCTTGCGCATCACCGGCTTTGGAGTCGTCGCCAAGGACGGGAACCGTCTGGACTATGTCGCCAGCGGCTGCATCAAAACCGCCGACGGCGAACTGCCGCAACGTCTCAAGACCATACTCGATTCCATCGGCGAAGTGATCGCCACTTACCGGCCGGATCAGGCCGCCATCGAAAAAGTGTTCGTCAACGTCAACCCGCAATCCACGCTGCTGCTGGGGCAGGCGCGCGGCGCCGCGATCTGCGCCTTGGTGGCGCAGAATTTGCCGGTGGCGGAGTACACTGCGCTGCAAGTGAAACAGGCGGTGGTGGGCAACGGCCACGCCAAGAAAGAACAGGTGCAGGACATGGTGCGCCGTCTCCTCAAATTGGAGGGTGTCCCCCAGGCCGATGCGGCGGACGCGCTGGCGTGCGCCATCTGTCATGCACATGGCGGACAGGGGCTGGGAAATCTGGCGACAGCGGGTTACCGCGTGAAAAATGGGAGACTGGTGTGA
- the ruvA gene encoding Holliday junction branch migration protein RuvA yields the protein MIGRLSGKLLEKHPPQILLDVQGVGYEVDVPMSTFYNLPALGESVTLHTQLIVREDAHLLYGFASDEERQTFRRLLKITGVGAKLALTILSGMSVGELAQAVVAQDAGRLTRIPGIGKKTAERLLLELKDKLEGITASGVPLSSVAAGSSDILNALQALGYNDKEASWAVKQLPADAGVTDGIRQALKLLSKG from the coding sequence GTGATCGGAAGATTGAGCGGCAAACTGCTGGAAAAACATCCACCGCAAATCCTGCTCGACGTGCAGGGTGTGGGCTATGAGGTGGACGTGCCCATGAGCACGTTCTACAACCTCCCTGCGCTGGGAGAGAGCGTGACTTTGCATACCCAGCTGATCGTGCGCGAGGACGCGCACCTGCTGTACGGCTTTGCCAGTGACGAGGAACGTCAGACATTCCGCCGCCTGCTCAAGATCACCGGTGTCGGAGCCAAACTGGCACTGACCATCCTTAGCGGCATGAGCGTGGGCGAGCTGGCGCAGGCGGTGGTGGCGCAGGATGCGGGGCGGCTGACCAGAATTCCCGGTATCGGCAAGAAAACCGCCGAGCGCCTGCTGCTGGAACTCAAGGACAAGCTGGAAGGAATTACGGCTTCCGGTGTGCCGCTGTCGAGCGTGGCAGCCGGCAGCAGCGACATCCTCAATGCGTTGCAGGCGCTGGGCTATAATGACAAGGAAGCAAGCTGGGCGGTGAAGCAACTCCCGGCCGACGCCGGCGTGACTGACGGCATCCGTCAGGCGCTGAAGTTGTTGTCCAAAGGCTGA